The Mya arenaria isolate MELC-2E11 chromosome 15, ASM2691426v1 genomic sequence ttcctttggtggtcctttaccaaaattgctcaaatggttccggtccattgcacaatatggccgccatagctaaaaatagcaaaatctttaaacgacatctcctctgaaacggttaggcagattttgatgaaacttgacagtaatgttccttgggtggtcctttattaaaattgctcaaatagttctggtccattgcacaatatggccgccacagctaaaaatagcaaaatctttaaacgacatctcctctgaaacggataggcagattttgatgaaacttgacagaattgttccttgggtggtccttaaccaaaattgctcaaatggttccggtccgctgcacaacatggctgccagggcaaaaaaaatagaaaaacctttaaagaacatcttctcagaaaccgatgatcagattttgatgaaacttaacagaaatgttccttggatggtcctttatcaaatttgcttcaatggtttcggtccactgcacaagatggcccccagaggtaaaaatagaataaacctttaaacgacttctcctcagaaaccgatgatcgtattgcaatgaaacttgacagaaatgttacttgggtagtccttaaccaaaacagcccaaacagttctggtctgctgcacaacatgggcaccagagctaagaatagaaaaaaaaacgttaaactacatcttctcagaaaccgattatcagattttgataaaactttacataaatgttcatcgggatgccctttaaccaaaattgcccaaatggttccggtccgcttcacaacatggctgcgagagttaaaaatagaaaaacctttaaggacttctcgtccgcagtcttcacgaaaaacattttaacctactagccagttggactagcataatggcatattttactagtccgaatgacaatctagtagtccgactattttgccacattataaaactgtatgcttgaggtaaatacctatttcaattgagcagcttgcagtttgagtaaacatttctttattatgatgctcatgcagtgatagggagtgacatccttctgttgggaatagtgcttcttgtttttcagaacctatgggtactatgtaaaaacaaaaggcatcttgcttgaatagactgtaataatatcaacatggttagaaaaaaaatgccatgctttaatagctttgattacattttactactgaattacctccctttaatagaaaaaaaaataatgtcttaatttttcatgtatagcatctttaaataatttttaaacaataataatttatgagtaaacatataagcataaagttctcacaaaaagatcaattaaaaaaaccttacatttatacataggaaagtatatatagactgaacattaattttcgtttaagtgacattctgaaagtttatgaaacagctatttttagtaacttaaatggccgaaaagtgtaagtgaaacaccaagtcgattctatctcgtcagttcttgttcaggttagatatttgcttcataatctattcagattaaatgttaaccgatgatcagattttgatgaaacttgacagaaatgttccttgggtggtcattaaccaaaatttgttaaatggttccagtccactgcacaccatggctgctaaaaaataaaaaaaaactttatacgacttgtcgtcgaaaccgatgaccttttttcgataaaacttgacagaaatgtttgtttggtgctcctttactcaaattgcccaaatcatttcggtccactgcacaacatggcagccagagctattaaagtaaaaaaaaaattcaaataacttctcctcaaaaattgatgattgtatttctatgaaacttgacgaaaatgttcgttaggtggtctttgcttgaaccttttggccagtggagcacaggcactgatgtgcctcttgtttctTCATCTCATATCTTCAAAGGCTTAGAAAAAATAACCCCTTCACTCCCAGGCCAAGTGTGCACatgaaaactattatatttacttCCAACTTAAAACACTTCCCCAACCTTTGGTAATAAAATCTATGGATTGAATTTCAAACAGTTTGGATCTAGATGAAACTTTAGTTACTAAGTGTCTTGTACAGGCTCAAGCCATATTGATTAAGCTCCTAAggaaaatcttaaacttaagtgaaCATTTCCATTGCAGATTTCTCACTTTTTTACCCATAatacttcaatgaaactttgcaTTCATATGCAAAACTATGTTTTTCATAAGCATGAAAAGTTTCTTTGAAGTATTATGGGTAAAAAAGTGAGAAATCTGCAATGGAAATGttcacttaagtttaagattttccttaggagctttatgaatacggcccctgagcTACTGTGTGCCATTTAGGCCAGTAAACAGGTtaaatattcactattttgttaCCTctgattttttaccaaatcataCTTAATGTGCAATGTAtctattttcttgataaaaataaaagaaaagtccacaattttttttttgtcactatAACCACTTCAtcaacgtcaaggtcacactgatttcaactgttttatgcaAGACTTGTAACTGCAAGTGATTTTACATCCGACAATTGTATACAGCTGTTTGTCTCCCTCcaagtgtgatcttgaccttatAGGTAGGGACCTGGATCTTGTATATGTCACATCATCTTCATGTGCTGAACAACTGTGTATAGTTCTTTCAAACCATGACAATATTACATGTCTCATGTCTGCTAAAAATCTAGAACCTTtcgtcaaatatttacaaaacttttgtttactCATATAAGCTTCATTTAGCAATGCATCTGCAAGAAACTTCTCTTGGCAACTCTCAGGaccttcagtcctttgatttggtaaatcttattagACTTTGGTAGATTTCTTTGATATCAAAGTAGGACACactaaaaaaatcatatgtttaaataagtaaCATTACAAGTTTTATCGGAGAAAACACCGGTCTTAGTCGACGACAATTATACATCTATCATAAAGACATACAATACTTATAAAGATGCAAAGCATCAACGACGCcgcgaatgtttttgaaacatgactaaaGGGAAGCGAATGCCGTTCACCAGCAAACATGTATAACATTCCAGGTAGCTGGATACAAGTATTCTTCAGTTATTCAACGGATTCGGactttcagctcaaggtcaccacgaccttgaacTGACGTCAATATAGTTAGGGTGCTGCTCATGTTGAAAGGACCTCAACCAAGTTCGAAGTATCTAAGACTAAGCGTTTTAATTAGTGATAGGAAAATGCGtattttcagcttacagtcaaaacgaccttgaccttcgacccAATGACGTCTAAAGCAATAGTGTTTATCTGCTGAACTTAAggttttatgtttttagttaCGAGTTAAGTGTGATACAAGCTTTGGGTGAATAAGGGACATTCTATACTCTTCCAGTTTATGAGGGATATGATaagtgttttaacataaacGAATGTGcattacataaatttaattaaaataatgtatttcagacattattaagttattatatcatatgaccagtgaAATACTTAACCTAAGAAATGCTTTTAGTGGAGAAATGACttataagatgttttatgaataccagccaaAGAGCATATATTGAAAGTAGTTATAACAAGTTAAATTGAATTGATTATCATAATGAgcaattatgatatttaaaataaagttcacATGATTGTATTCTCGACGATTAACAGGAATACAGGTGTCTGAATAAACAAACTGTACTGTATTAAGAGGAATGTTAGTACCACAGGGcccgtattacagaagcataGATCTTaagtaaatttgaaatattttcaatgagtttgaataaaattacaaatttccAAAATCTTATTAGAACTTCAAGATGTTTAACTGTTTTAGCAtagaaataatagtaatatttatttgtttatataaatttatccgtaaatattatttatgtttaaagtccCAGTACCGGTATAATTAAGTAGAGTAAACTTATCGAAATGTATGTATATCCTAATAACTTCTCTTAACATTTTAGacattgttgaaatgtttgataaaaaaagtaaatttatcGTTATAAAACTCATGCCATAAAACCGAAAATTATGTCCTTATTTAGCGCGCACGACGTCACTACGAAATTTgaatatcacgtgactttcttaATGCTTAAAATGCCATACTGCTTAATGTACagtaattttcaaattttaacttAGAAGTAATAcgtgtaaatatttttaaaacaaaataatcatccttacattgtttttgtcataaaatatttcaaaattgaaagctaaattatattaattgaagaaaagggaggtaataagacAATGTTACGGCCATGAGTTTAATTTGGTTATGTTATGAATTGACATTGAGTTTTCAAGTttaccaatttattaaaaatcagattattttaaatatgcaaaacattcTCCAAAACTGAGCTTTGATGGATCGGGTCGTACGGTTCGTAAACCAATCCATAAAAAAGCCCATAGCCTGCGAATTTTGGgacaagttattaaatacccATTATATATGTCCAATGGTTTGTAATAACGGTACGTTAAAGTcatagttttttttgtatattgatgtttattttttctttaatcagtttagacaattgtttgttcattaacggtttttttatccaacatattttaaagttttattttacaattataataatgttaactggctcattttgatcacgtgacccATCATGGTACAACATTGAAACCCATTAAACGCGTATAAATCTTATCATGATAAATACATCTTATTGAAACAATTCGTTAAGCTAGCTTTATGGGAAATCCTTTTTTATATACTACATACTTTTTCTCTTACGTGACCGTTGATTGTATAAAATAGTGTTAACATATTCAGATGTGTTTTAGATGTGTTCCAATCATGGAAAAGAAAACAGCTGATCGAGGAGTCCTTTCTGGTCGTAAGTATTTCATATTACATGTGTCGATTGTGTTGGACAAACGACATGTTTATCTCAACAAATTTAATTCTAATCAAAGTTCAAGCCCTATGGGCATCAGTATTACTACCATTTTTCAAAGAGTCATTCACCGAATTTCTACATAGTTAAAAGAATAATATTCGGATATAACTGGCTACAACTTGATTCGTGataaacaccaatattctaacAAAAGCTACGACTCTCAGTGACGTTACACACAACCTGcgcattaaacaaaaatacgcttttcaaaagtaaaaaatggATACTAAGATAAATACTTACTTATCAATTGTTTATATCTTGGagtatgtttattatttgtctcAGGTTATATATACCAAATTCCTTTATGGGAATCAAAGTTCATAAATTTTCTGAATGAGACCCCGCTTGGTttctatacataattatttaaagcacGGGTTTGGAAATTAACGTGGATAatcatttaataacataaatttatgtttatgaatttCACACGCGCTCCATGTGAGTGGGACTTTTGATTTGCGGTGGGTTTGGCAAGGAATTGAAATATCAAGTTAAATCTTTACATACATCTGCAATAGTGCGAACTGTTTAAATACCAACATAATCAATTATTTCGAAAAATATCgaaattgcaaaatttaaaagttatgGTCTACAGTCCAAGGGTACACCCTCTCTTACGTCAAATCCCGGCTACGTTCCGTCTTCCTTGTTtgtgttttctatatttttattcaatttgtcTAATTGTGTTTTAACAAGGTCCTTCCGTACGCGAAGGGCAGTCCACGTCAAGGCGCGAGATGGACAACAAAACTGAGTCAAGTTGTAAAAAAAGGGTGTTTTGTTGTCCGCCTCTCACTCCAGATGTTCGAGCCCCACTTTATTTTGCTTCTTCTTTAAGGACACTTGGTACTcaggtggtattcaatatacaacatctttatggtcatacatcatttacTTCATTCAcactattggtcagttattaatgaCCAGTAATCCGAtcagctacatcgttcttagattcaattaagaccaatattgaataccattcCACCAAGAAAATGGACCCGAAAGTGATTAATATCTGCCCATTTACGGCTCACAATCGAACAAAATTAgtatatgcattaaataaaaagaCATTCCACCATGCACCATGCAATTTAGTTTTCATTGCTTTTCGTGTTTAGCgaagtaatataaaaacatcCGATTTTCATGGCCTAATAGATAAAGAAGTTTTTAAAGTAATCCATGTTTCAGAGGACACCAAACATATCATGCTAGTCAACGTTCACTCATTTCAGGGACCAAAAAAACTGAAGTGGTCCAGAAGAGTTCCCTGTTGCTTGAGTTTGTTTCCCCAGTCGACAAAAGAAGAAGGCAAGTcaaacagtatatatatatttaaaaactgaCAGTGTTTTAATAGTAACTTAGTATGAAAAACTAATGCAAGCATGAAGTCAAAGcacattaataataaatactaatgttatttcactaaaaactattttataggCATGTACAAGAACCAGGCTAAGTTATTGTTTTGGCCTTAATCatggaataaaaacacatatatattagTGTAGGACACACTTATATAAGATACTAATAAGATATTTTTGAGTAAACACCAGTCTTTGTCGACAACAATTATATTTCTATCACAAACCCTTATATACGTACATAAATCTTATCAACTCATGATACTGAAAACATCCTTGAGACGTTACGTCAAATTTGCTTTTTGGAGAAatctttatttatatgtatatatgtgcaTGCATCCTATCATTCGTTAACAATAGATGGTTGAGATATAGTGTCTAACTTAGTCAGATTGTTTCCAGCAGTTCAGTAACTACTCGAAGCAAAACAACTCAACGAGAAACCCCTTCCtattgtaagtattttattttactgatgcAGACTTTGTTGGATATGCAGTAAAACTACGATCGCTCGAGGACAACGGGCCCGAGCTAAAACCTCAAGTGatccgatgtttcgaacgaccaaGGTTTCCATTTTAGTTCGTtatgaaatgtgttacaattcattttcaaaagtcGTAATATCGATTGTTACTACGGCACCGTTTAAGTtatgcgttgtggaaatcgctcatatgttcaaaggctgtcgtataaTAAACGTGAAAATGTAAacgataaaacaaaaaatagtgaaaaaatagcatagtttatttttaccaattagcagattttctaaacaaacaacatgacAGTGCATATTATGGCATTGGTCAGAATTatgtttcgcaaaatcaaggatggTTTATTGGCTCATCTTGTCTGTCTCGTGTACTGTTTAATCATAATATGGCTTGACAGTGTACTGAAGATCACGATCAGTATCGGCGAAGAATTTTAAGAACCTTCTGACAATCTCAAGAGCCTGAATGGCTTCGTTGTCCGGTGGTAGTGtcttggtggtgtgtaagcttattgaTACTCGCAATCGTGCAAGGCCCATGCGGCAAGTACttcgataagattgttagtgaTTTTAGTGATTTTTGATACTCAAGTGCTTAAAGTATCCACTCATGAAGTTCGGGCACACATTACCTTGGCCTCTCAATAAGGACAACTCGGTACTGGTTACTGCCCATAAAAGAAACCcaacatgtatttatatcataGGTCACTTACAATCGGGctgaaataaattagtatataaGCTAgcaaacatgattttatcatgCACTTTGTAAGCAATAACCCATGTGTTATTGCTACTTAGCAATGTAGTTAAAACATCCgtttgatataatatttaatttgtacaCAGGGTCCCACGAATGCGATGCGGTCACGAAGCCTGCCAAGATGATTGCTGAAACTGGTCCCTCTGAggacaaagaaaaacaaaagacCACAAGGTATACAAAAAGGTGATTTAATAGTTATTTCAGGtatgtaaaatgcaaataaataccCACTTGAAGCATAAACGCATTAATAATGAAATCTACAACTATTCTGCTCAAAATGTCTCTCTTTTTCAGccttaaatataatgtttaacctAGGCAGATTTGTTTTTTAGCAGTTCAGCAACAACGAAAGGCAAAAAGGCTCAAAGATATGACCGTTTTGATcgtaagtattttatttcaaatgatgcAGAATGTtttggatatacatgtatttcaaacacAGTTTAAGTATTTATCATTATGTAATCAAGATCTAGGATCGTATGGAAACTAGGTTTGGTACAAAAATTCACATACACAAAGGAACATTTGAATAACAACACACTTATGAATGATATTTGCATACATCGTTTCATCAACTTGATTTATGAAAACCAACCACGTGATGTGTCACACATCCTGCGCAAAAAtaaaagtaagttttaaaaagtataacatGAATACCAAGATGAAcctgtttataatataaaattatatctgAGAGTATGTTTATGATTGGTCCCAGATAATATATATACTACATTTCTCTACATGGTGATCAAAGTTTATACACGTGTTGGACAGTAACTCAATGCCAATGCGTTTTCTtaactgagcttgtttctgtagtttttcacataagtatcaGTACGATACCGTTTGGTTACGATCTACCCTTATGTCAGATCCTGGAATCAATAAGACTgccttgtttatttttgttaatttttttgtacTCGTTTTAGACGGAAGTCAGTTCGTAATGTATGGGGCTGGGCCGCCAAAGCCACTGCCGTTGCCCTTAAtggacaaaaaaagaaaaggtaGGAACAGTGAAAACCAAAATTTGAAGAGTTGTAAAACAATCGGAAGTGTCCGCCTTTCACACAAAATGATCGTTCAGCAAACCAAGGTCGTTCAACAAAAAGTTTGCAAATAAAGCGGTTTTCCAAACTAAAATCAGATGCATCAGATAAACGATTATCAGATGctaaatgcaaacaaataacaatgcGAGAAGTTAACTTTCAGTAATTTGAGttttagtaatttattttgctCATCTAAAATAACCAAGTTTTGTACAAAATCTTATTcgttgtatttcaaaacaaaaaatgtaagtTACACGATTTTGTTTGAAACGAACTCTGTTGTCATGGTTCATCTTTACTGAGTTAGTACGTATCTCACGTTTAATGTATGTTAAGCATTGAACAATGGGttattaaaacatgattataaaattaGCTGCTGTGCTTGCCCAGGCCTTTTATAACACGCTACATTTTGTTTCCGGGTGAATTATATCAAACAACACGTTTCGTTCctgttttgtaatttatttgtgtAATTATACATATCTCTCTCTCTCAACTGGTTAAAACATATATCGTTTGGCATATTGTAAGCgttttgtttggaaaatatattgCCTTTATTGACAACATTCTGGCAATTCATTCGCGGTTCTATATCGATCTGTTTTGATGAAGATTCATAATTTGAATTGAGcaatgattgttttatcaaaaacagaagaaaaaaagaacCTAATAATATAAGATAAATAATCAGTATTCTATGATTTCTTCATTAATGACGACATGGAAATAACGCATTATGACGTCATCAAAATGGGCATGCACTCAGCACTGAGTTGTGGTGGTACAGGGGAAACATATGTGGTTTTTCGCTATTGTTGGCCGGAAAAAAGGATGCCATGAATCTGACACTTTAATAGTCATAATTCTCATTAGTATTCAACACGTCGAGGAAATATGTAAGTAAGCTGCCAAAGGCTTACTTATTAAGACATTTCATAAGATCGTTGAATTAAACTGTGTCTTATATGACGACTTAAATGTGACAAAtctttgatgtttatatgtatttaagggatgaattgcgggattgaagTTATAATCGGGGTATGAAAGAATTGGGTTGGTTAAAGTTAAAGTATgtggactccacgcgtactttcaCCAGCCCAAtggcgttcatatccccgataatgacatcaattccgcaatttattacttatatttacaccaatagttcattatttcattcaagaatttctaaaaagttattcatttcatttaagaaaacctaaCAGTAATCttttctcacccattctgttaatagaacgacctgaccgtaaccggaaacagttgaTCAAATAACGTCACAATAAcgtgggaaaagatcaaccacttaaaatcacttttaagcgtaaaattgaaacactaatgactacaatacatttaacacatCATAAATGAactttttctaaaatgttgatttacgTGGTTTACggggcctgctgacacaatacaaacacttacaagataaacaatttccatgtatattgttatgcgatgattcgcgatccaaatatatccgaagatgttgcgttcatcggatgataaccgcaattgccaaaaggcagttcatttaaggaattgaagttgaagtgtaaaaataaaatctctctctctctctctctctctctctctctctctgtatatatatatatacgaggATAAAGTAGGATGACATTTTGTTGAATTTCCGAAAAGGGTGTAAAAACTACATTCGCATTATGTGGGCCTACATAGAATGGGtctgaaatatttgtcttttgGCAATGGTGCCATGTGTGTAGATTGAGGTTAGTCTGTGTCCATGAATAGCACAATTCTGAAAGTAGGTATGTCCAGTTCAACATAGAGCACATTACAAAAGGAAACAGGGGCCAGTATTGTCAAAATTAGCCGGTTTAGCTCCTATTTTAGAAATTACAACAACACACTACCTCaattcttttgttttataatggttttaaatggtggatatatttgcatttaaatgaacaccatttgaaaaaaaaatcaaatcgaAACATTAAAGAAAGGATATGTTTGACGTAAAGTCTTACATGGAGTTTAGTAGAATTGTGCAATTTTGACTCATTTGTGTTAACGTTGTTTTATTGATGACACGCTGTTAACATAGAAGTGTCTGAATTTTGAACTTCTTGCAACACTcctaaatcaaacaaaaacattcattgcataacaaaatATGCAGAAGATAAACCCGGTGTTTATTTTGACCATTATAATGTACTTTGGGTTAACAGAATATACGCATTTGAAATACCATCTTAGGAATATTTGCAGTTAGatgtacatgtgtttaaagATATAGCCATTTTATAcggtttaaatcattttcaatacataTCACATTTGGTACATGAAGCTATTAAATTCTAATTTAATAACccccttaaagggactagacacaagatgatagattagcaaaaaaaaagacaaaaattgTCGCAAAtttacatacaattgatatcGTTGTTGTTGAATTCAACTTACtggtgtatcacatcgcttaccaCACATGtttctttcgcagtttttgcgtattttctcaattcgaaatttactggattTGTCTACCACGTACATCACAGCGAATGAAAAACTAGCGACGGTATATGTAtctatacacactataaaccgtgaaaccattatgcgctatttttaaacgggtaaacacagttgagacagcgacaaaatgtaatttcaatcatttaaaatgatgtattgtCGGCCTGCGGTATTGAAAATTCTaggattattttgttaaaaaatgcatttgctgATTTGGTGACCATACGGTGTCAAGCCTcttgaaacatttattaacattttatttcaaatgttaatgcAAATAAAGTTTCGCCAAATAACGACATGTGCTTgcagtatacatgtacatatacttCACGAAATACGtatataatattacattatttctgATGTTCAAAGTAATCTACGAATGGAACCAGAGTTCGCTACGCGGAGAAAAATACATCAGACGTCTGATCCAGAAATGTCTTCCACCAGCTGATATTTTGGATGAGTTGTGTGATTTATATGGGCGGAAATCGAAGATAGTAAGAGAAATATGCGAAGCTGTCATTGTTCAAACCAAAAAGCAGATAGAAACGCTAACTAAGTGTACGGACATAGTGGCGGATATTTATCCATCGTTTACCCTTGAAAAGGGAAACCACATTGTTTTTGTGATAAcgctgaaaaaaataattgatgtgaCACTTTTAGAAGAAGATATTTTGTTTGCTACTGAGTTTCGTGTGTTAGGATGCTACTCAACCGAAGCAAAGTCGATATACCAAAGTAAAACTGTTGAACACATGTCCATGAGAGACCAGCTGAAGGTTAAACGATGCATTAATATCCATTCTGAGGAGCTTCTCAAAAGGCATAGGTACTTGAGCATTATAACCGCAAGCACCCAAAAGTCAAGAGGATTTAAAACCGACAATCATTATAAAGACAGGCGGCTTTGCATAGTGTTTTTCGTTCATGCAAAAGGCTTCATTCCGATTGACGAAGATCCATTTGATGAAACATATGACAAAATTGCTATAGATGTGCTGGAAGGCGTTTTTACTCCTTATATGAAAACGTGTACAGAATACCATGACAACGTTAAAATGGGCTGCAAAATCTTTCGGAGCAACATACGCGGAGGAACCCTTTGGGGATTTTACGATCACCACAAGCATGGATTAATTGGTTTAACATGCGCACATGCCTTGTTGAATAGTAAAGAATTAgaacgttttgaaaaacatgGATCGAATTAAGGATTAAAGGACTGACCAGAAAAGTATCGTGATGTCAAGATGAGAGACGTCTTTCAGCCAGAAAAAATCTCAAATCAGGTTCCAATGGGACAGATAGTTGAAGCAGCTTATTGTCCGGGAGGAGACAATCGATCCGGGGTAGATGCGGTTTTATTTCGAATTGAAAACCGGTTTCCATTGTCTGGTGGAAGTCCCTTCATATTGAGAAAAGGTATCTATAGTTGGTACATTTAAGTCGCGTATTTTGGATGTATTGGCAGTAAAGTGTGTGGGCGTGTGGACGGGTATCTTGGTTTGCTTTTCAATAACAATATAAGAagccaaacatttaaaagaCGTTGTTTAAAATTACACATttcgtatgtttttttttttctaaattgctGACTACTATGAAGTATGACATGTTTAgtcttataattttatttatttatgttggaATAAGTGCTCAGTCCTTTTCTCCTCGTCTActgattttaattttctttgcaCTTGATTTCACTGACCCGGCATAGCAGCAAAACACTATAAATAACTTAGtttaacaaaatacacataCCGAGATACGCGCAATGCGACAcgactttaaacaaagtttacaCGGACATTACAACatcgttatatatatatatatatatatatatatatatatatatatatatatttgtttgggTTGCCTTTCGGCAACATTCGCCATACTTTAGTTAAATTCGGTGGTTAATCTCCTTCAAATTCAGTTCTTAGGCACACTTTGTACTGATCTCATATATAATTACCTTTAAGGCCTctatatgtattatgttgtagTGGTCCGAAATGCGCCGCTGTGTTCTATAAAGAAAGACGC encodes the following:
- the LOC128219304 gene encoding uncharacterized protein LOC128219304; the encoded protein is MGKTRKQDQGRSVRKRHTKSGRTHESYAVTKRPRSGAKHAPPADTLRCTSKRCVPIMEKKTADRGVLSGRTKKTEVVQKSSLLLEFVSPVDKRRSSSVTTRSKTTQRETPSYWSHECDAVTKPAKMIAETGPSEDKEKQKTTSSSATTKGKKAQRYDRFDHGSQFVMYGAGPPKPLPLPLMDKKRKVIYEWNQSSLRGEKYIRRLIQKCLPPADILDELCDLYGRKSKIVREICEAVIVQTKKQIETLTKCTDIVADIYPSFTLEKGNHIVFVITLKKIIDVTLLEEDILFATEFRVLGCYSTEAKSIYQSKTVEHMSMRDQLKVKRCINIHSEELLKRHRYLSIITASTQKSRGFKTDNHYKDRRLCIVFFVHAKGFIPIDEDPFDETYDKIAIDVLEGVFTPYMKTCTEYHDNVKMGCKIFRSNIRGGTLWGFYDHHKHGLIGLTCAHALLNSKELERFEKHGSN